Proteins found in one Arachis stenosperma cultivar V10309 chromosome 8, arast.V10309.gnm1.PFL2, whole genome shotgun sequence genomic segment:
- the LOC130946659 gene encoding uncharacterized protein LOC130946659, protein MVCFCFLVDQRKEVRRSKPAAGTCSRCGGGASVADMKTATRFCFVPFYCKSWRAIVCTFCGAVLRSYHH, encoded by the coding sequence ATGGTGTGTTTCTGTTTTCTGGTGGACCAGAGGAAGGAGGTGCGGCGGAGCAAGCCAGCAGCGGGGACGTGCTCGCGGTGCGGTGGAGGAGCCAGCGTGGCTGACATGAAGACGGCCACCAGGTTCTGCTTTGTTCCCTTCTACTGCAAATCTTGGAGGGCCATTGTCTGCACTTTCTGCGGTGCTGTTCTTCGTTCTTATCATCACTGA
- the LOC130944924 gene encoding secretory carrier-associated membrane protein 1-like isoform X1: protein MGSYDNNPFADDDVNPFADGAKGKASGGRSQFGAGSFFSTSSSSKLSPLPHEPYDRSATVDIPLDSTKDLKAREKELEAREAELKKREQELKRKEDAIARAGIVIEEKNWPPLFPIIHHDIAAEIPIHLQRIQYVAFTTWLGVITCLTWNLVAVSVAWAYGGAMSNWFLAVIYLISGVPGSFTLWYRPLYRASRTDSALKFGWFFLCYSVHCFFCAYAAIAPPFFFNGESLTGILPALEELTSNSLVAGFYFAGFACFAIETMLSLWVIQQVYHYFRGTGKATELRKAAARETMMAAL from the exons ATGGGTTCCTACGACAACAATCCCTTTGCGGACGATGATGTTAACCCCTTCGCC GATGGAGCTAAAGGAAAAGCTTCTGGTGGACGATCACAATTTGGGGCAGGCTCATTCTTTTCCACT AGTTCATCATCAAAGTTATCGCCCCTTCCTCATGAGCCTTATGATCGTAGTGCAACGGTTGACATTCCTCTTGACTCAACTAAG GACCTCAAAGCAAGGGAGAAGGAACTTGAAGCTAGAGAGGCTGAATTGAAAAAAAGGGAACAG GAACTGAAACGAAAGGAAGATGCTATAGCACGAG CTGGAATAGTGATAGAGGAAAAGAATTGGCCACCATTATTCCCTATCATTCATCATGACATTGCAGCCGAAATACCAATACATCTTCAAAGGATCCAGTATGTTGCATTCACAACATGGTTGG GAGTGATAACGTGTCTTACATGGAATTTGGTAGCAGTTAGTGTGGCTTGGGCGTATGGAGGAG CTATGTCAAACTGGTTTCTTGCTGTCATATACCTTATTTCGGGAGTTCCAGGATCATTTACATTGTGGTATCGCCCTCTTTATCGTGCTAGCAG GACGGACAGTGCTCTCAAGTTTGGTTGGTTTTTCCTGTGTTACTCG GTGCACTGTTTCTTTTGCGCTTATGCTGCAATTGCGCCTCCGTTTTTCTTCAATGGAGAATCCCTAAC GGGTATACTACCTGCGCTTGAGGAGTTAACCTCTAATTCACTTGTTGCG GGATTCTACTTTGCTGGTTTTGCATGTTTCGCCATTGAAACAATGCTAAGCTTATGGGTTATTCAG CAAGTATACCATTATTTCCGGGGGACTGGGAAGGCCACGGAGTTAAGAAAAGCCGCTGCCAGAGAGACCATGATGGCAGCTCTATAA
- the LOC130944924 gene encoding secretory carrier-associated membrane protein 1-like isoform X2 translates to MGSYDNNPFADDDVNPFASSSSKLSPLPHEPYDRSATVDIPLDSTKDLKAREKELEAREAELKKREQELKRKEDAIARAGIVIEEKNWPPLFPIIHHDIAAEIPIHLQRIQYVAFTTWLGVITCLTWNLVAVSVAWAYGGAMSNWFLAVIYLISGVPGSFTLWYRPLYRASRTDSALKFGWFFLCYSVHCFFCAYAAIAPPFFFNGESLTGILPALEELTSNSLVAGFYFAGFACFAIETMLSLWVIQQVYHYFRGTGKATELRKAAARETMMAAL, encoded by the exons ATGGGTTCCTACGACAACAATCCCTTTGCGGACGATGATGTTAACCCCTTCGCC AGTTCATCATCAAAGTTATCGCCCCTTCCTCATGAGCCTTATGATCGTAGTGCAACGGTTGACATTCCTCTTGACTCAACTAAG GACCTCAAAGCAAGGGAGAAGGAACTTGAAGCTAGAGAGGCTGAATTGAAAAAAAGGGAACAG GAACTGAAACGAAAGGAAGATGCTATAGCACGAG CTGGAATAGTGATAGAGGAAAAGAATTGGCCACCATTATTCCCTATCATTCATCATGACATTGCAGCCGAAATACCAATACATCTTCAAAGGATCCAGTATGTTGCATTCACAACATGGTTGG GAGTGATAACGTGTCTTACATGGAATTTGGTAGCAGTTAGTGTGGCTTGGGCGTATGGAGGAG CTATGTCAAACTGGTTTCTTGCTGTCATATACCTTATTTCGGGAGTTCCAGGATCATTTACATTGTGGTATCGCCCTCTTTATCGTGCTAGCAG GACGGACAGTGCTCTCAAGTTTGGTTGGTTTTTCCTGTGTTACTCG GTGCACTGTTTCTTTTGCGCTTATGCTGCAATTGCGCCTCCGTTTTTCTTCAATGGAGAATCCCTAAC GGGTATACTACCTGCGCTTGAGGAGTTAACCTCTAATTCACTTGTTGCG GGATTCTACTTTGCTGGTTTTGCATGTTTCGCCATTGAAACAATGCTAAGCTTATGGGTTATTCAG CAAGTATACCATTATTTCCGGGGGACTGGGAAGGCCACGGAGTTAAGAAAAGCCGCTGCCAGAGAGACCATGATGGCAGCTCTATAA